A window of the Carassius gibelio isolate Cgi1373 ecotype wild population from Czech Republic chromosome B16, carGib1.2-hapl.c, whole genome shotgun sequence genome harbors these coding sequences:
- the cep72 gene encoding centrosomal protein of 72 kDa isoform X2 codes for MAVDGFIITEQWIREKLNLQHNCLADVRSLTLPGTYEGKICDLGASLKNFVRLKSLDLSHNALVTVQDIFSLHKLQNLKELDLRLNPVVNKHPLYRLYLVHAMTRLRKLDECPVRDRERKAALMHFSSEANLDSNHKKHALTQDTACRSSELRIKAMQKMMKTLSLLEGNEEAVMFNDVSRKRRETLCVRFEKERSPRLLQKTPSESDIIHLINEPECERSPKQIKEAVPKSWDLKKETPAGSQRVRFESRSLTRATVRGESIFTPHPTEMQSDSHVLKWQNQLPDRANPVVHPPRLTYRVTETSSASERKQKPLKGAYRKPMELLLSMMEELWSGKKENQQNRTFLMKMVQILSMMEQDVEGGEQEIQTLQEMLEALKTRSELQEKQHRSETEDLRLQLQQAQESIQALNEQMKNVLEENVSLQKQLIKAENRLLSSRLKKIPHTQDRGQQTEEGNGANEPQESYRCLIARNERLLQQLEEALMN; via the exons ATGGCGGTTGACGGTTTTATCATAACAGAGCAGTGGATAAGAGAAAAACTCAATCTTCAGCACAACTGTTTAG CGGATGTCCGATCGTTGACTCTTCCAGGAACATACGAAGGGAAAATCTGTGATTTAGGAGCGTCCCTAAAGAACTTCGTTCGTCTGAAATCACTGGATCTTTCCCACAATGCACTGGTCACAGTTCAG GACATCTTTTCCCTGCACAAGCTGCAGAATCTGAAGGAACTGGACTTGCGGCTCAATCCTGTGGTCAACAAACACCCGCTCTACCGTCTGTACCTGGTCCACGCCATGACCAGACTCCGAAAGCTTG ATGAGTGTCCAGTgcgagacagagaaagaaaggcGGCTCTCATGCATTTCTCATCAGAAGCAAATCTAGACAGTAATCATAAGAAGCATGCCTTGACACAAGACACAGCGTGCAG AAGCAGTGAGCTCAGAATAAAAGCGATGCAGAAGATGATGAAGACGCTCTCGCTTCTCGAGGGGAACGAGGAAGCTGTGATGTTTAATGATGTTTCTAGAAAGAGACGTGAAACTCTTTGCGTCCGCTTTGAGAAGGAGCGCAGCCCTCGTCTGTTACAGA AAACTCCTTCAGAATCAGATATCATACATTTAATCAATGAACCTGAGTGTGAAAGATCGCCGAAACAAATCAAG GAGGCTGTTCCCAAGAGCTGGGATTTAAAAAAag AGACTCCTGCTGGTTCTCAGCGAGTGAGGTTTGAGAGCCGGAGTCTGACTCGTGCGACGGTTCGAGGAGAGAGCATCTTTACACCACATCCTACAGAGATGCAGTCCGATTCACACG TCCTTAAATGGCAAAACCAGCTTCCAGACAGAGCAAATCCAGTCGTGCATCCTCCCAGATTAACCTACAGGGTCACAGAAACCTCATCGGCATCCGAGAGAAAACAAAAACCACTAAAG GGTGCCTACAGGAAGCCCATGGAGCTGCTCCTCAGCATGATGGAGGAGCTCTGGTCAGGGAAGAAGGAGAATCAACAAAACCGGACCTTCCTCA TGAAGATGGTTCAGATCCTCAGCATGATGGAGCAAGATGTGGAGGGAGGAGAACAGGAGATACAAACTCTGCAAGAGATGCTCGAAGCCTTGAAAACACGGAGTGAATTACAGGAAAAACAGCATCGGTCTGAGACTGAAGATCTCAGACTACAGCTTCAGCAGGCGCAAGAATCTATC CAAGCCCTTAACGAACAGATGAAGAATGTGCTGGAGGAGAACGTGTCTTTACAGAAACAGCTGATCAAAGCAGAAAACAGGCTTCTGTCGTCTCGGCTGAAGAAGATCCCACACACGCAGGACAGAG GACAGCAGACGGAGGAGGGAAACGGAGCGAATGAGCCGCAGGAGAGCTATAG GTGTTTGATTGCCAGAAATGAGCGTTTGCTTCAGCAGCTGGAAGAGGCTCTGATGAACTGA
- the cep72 gene encoding centrosomal protein of 72 kDa isoform X1: MAVDGFIITEQWIREKLNLQHNCLADVRSLTLPGTYEGKICDLGASLKNFVRLKSLDLSHNALVTVQGIEHLEMLERLNLYYNRLASLQDIFSLHKLQNLKELDLRLNPVVNKHPLYRLYLVHAMTRLRKLDECPVRDRERKAALMHFSSEANLDSNHKKHALTQDTACRSSELRIKAMQKMMKTLSLLEGNEEAVMFNDVSRKRRETLCVRFEKERSPRLLQKTPSESDIIHLINEPECERSPKQIKEAVPKSWDLKKETPAGSQRVRFESRSLTRATVRGESIFTPHPTEMQSDSHVLKWQNQLPDRANPVVHPPRLTYRVTETSSASERKQKPLKGAYRKPMELLLSMMEELWSGKKENQQNRTFLMKMVQILSMMEQDVEGGEQEIQTLQEMLEALKTRSELQEKQHRSETEDLRLQLQQAQESIQALNEQMKNVLEENVSLQKQLIKAENRLLSSRLKKIPHTQDRGQQTEEGNGANEPQESYRCLIARNERLLQQLEEALMN; the protein is encoded by the exons ATGGCGGTTGACGGTTTTATCATAACAGAGCAGTGGATAAGAGAAAAACTCAATCTTCAGCACAACTGTTTAG CGGATGTCCGATCGTTGACTCTTCCAGGAACATACGAAGGGAAAATCTGTGATTTAGGAGCGTCCCTAAAGAACTTCGTTCGTCTGAAATCACTGGATCTTTCCCACAATGCACTGGTCACAGTTCAG GGGATTGAGCAtttggagatgctggagagactGAATCTGTATTATAACAGGCTTGCGTCTCTGCAGGACATCTTTTCCCTGCACAAGCTGCAGAATCTGAAGGAACTGGACTTGCGGCTCAATCCTGTGGTCAACAAACACCCGCTCTACCGTCTGTACCTGGTCCACGCCATGACCAGACTCCGAAAGCTTG ATGAGTGTCCAGTgcgagacagagaaagaaaggcGGCTCTCATGCATTTCTCATCAGAAGCAAATCTAGACAGTAATCATAAGAAGCATGCCTTGACACAAGACACAGCGTGCAG AAGCAGTGAGCTCAGAATAAAAGCGATGCAGAAGATGATGAAGACGCTCTCGCTTCTCGAGGGGAACGAGGAAGCTGTGATGTTTAATGATGTTTCTAGAAAGAGACGTGAAACTCTTTGCGTCCGCTTTGAGAAGGAGCGCAGCCCTCGTCTGTTACAGA AAACTCCTTCAGAATCAGATATCATACATTTAATCAATGAACCTGAGTGTGAAAGATCGCCGAAACAAATCAAG GAGGCTGTTCCCAAGAGCTGGGATTTAAAAAAag AGACTCCTGCTGGTTCTCAGCGAGTGAGGTTTGAGAGCCGGAGTCTGACTCGTGCGACGGTTCGAGGAGAGAGCATCTTTACACCACATCCTACAGAGATGCAGTCCGATTCACACG TCCTTAAATGGCAAAACCAGCTTCCAGACAGAGCAAATCCAGTCGTGCATCCTCCCAGATTAACCTACAGGGTCACAGAAACCTCATCGGCATCCGAGAGAAAACAAAAACCACTAAAG GGTGCCTACAGGAAGCCCATGGAGCTGCTCCTCAGCATGATGGAGGAGCTCTGGTCAGGGAAGAAGGAGAATCAACAAAACCGGACCTTCCTCA TGAAGATGGTTCAGATCCTCAGCATGATGGAGCAAGATGTGGAGGGAGGAGAACAGGAGATACAAACTCTGCAAGAGATGCTCGAAGCCTTGAAAACACGGAGTGAATTACAGGAAAAACAGCATCGGTCTGAGACTGAAGATCTCAGACTACAGCTTCAGCAGGCGCAAGAATCTATC CAAGCCCTTAACGAACAGATGAAGAATGTGCTGGAGGAGAACGTGTCTTTACAGAAACAGCTGATCAAAGCAGAAAACAGGCTTCTGTCGTCTCGGCTGAAGAAGATCCCACACACGCAGGACAGAG GACAGCAGACGGAGGAGGGAAACGGAGCGAATGAGCCGCAGGAGAGCTATAG GTGTTTGATTGCCAGAAATGAGCGTTTGCTTCAGCAGCTGGAAGAGGCTCTGATGAACTGA